Proteins encoded in a region of the Triticum dicoccoides isolate Atlit2015 ecotype Zavitan chromosome 3A, WEW_v2.0, whole genome shotgun sequence genome:
- the LOC119269412 gene encoding trans-cinnamate 4-monooxygenase: MDFVFVEKLLVGLLAAVVGAIVVSKIRGRKLRLPPGPFPVPIFGNWLQVGDDLNHRNLAAMARKFGEVFLLRMGQRNLVVVSSPPLAREVLHTQGVEFGSRTRNVVFDIFTGEGQDMVFTVYGDHWRKMRRIMTVPFFTNKVVQQYRPGWEAEAAFVVDNVRADPRAATDGVVLRRHLQLMMYNNMYRIMFDRRFESMDDPLFLRLRALNGERSRLAQSFEYNYGDFIPVLRPFLRGYLRLCKEVKETRLKLFKDYFLDERKKLVSTKAVEDNGGLKCAIDHILEAEQKGEINEDNVLYIIENINVAAIETTLWSIEWGLAELVNHPEIQQKLRDEMDAVLGVGHQITEPDTHKLPYLQAVIKETLRLRMAIPLLVPHMNLHDAKLAGYNIPAESKILVNAWFLANNPEQWKRPDEFRPERFLEEEKHVEANGNDFRYLPFGVGRRSCPGIILALPILGITIGRLVQNFVLTPPPGQDKLDTTEKGGQFSLHILKHSTIVAKPRVF; encoded by the exons ATGGACTTCGTCTTCGTGGAGAAGCTCCTCGTGGGCCTCCTCGCGGCCGTGGTGGGCGCCATCGTCGTGTCCAAGATCCGGGGCCGCAAGCTGCGGCTGCCGCCGGGCCCCTTCCCGGTGCCCATCTTCGGCAACTGGCTGCAGGTCGGCGACGACCTGAACCACCGCAACCTGGCGGCGATGGCGCGCAAGTTCGGCGAGGTCTTCCTCCTCCGCATGGGCCAGCGCAACCTGGTGGTGGTCTCCTCCCcgccgctggcccgcgaggtgctcCACACGCAGGGCGTGGAGTTCGGGTCCCGCACCCGCAACGTGGTGTTCGACATCTTCACCGGCGAGGGCCAGGACATGGTGTTCACCGTGTACGGCGACCACTGGCGCAAGATGCGGCGCATCATGACCGTGCCCTTCTTCACCAACAAGGTGGTGCAGCAGTACCGGCCCGGGTGGGAGGCCGAGGCGGCCTTCGTGGTGGACAACGTCCGCGCCGACCCCAGGGCCGCCACCGACGGCGTCGTGCTCCGCCGCCACCTGCAGCTCATGATGTACAACAACATGTACCGCATCATGTTCGACCGGCGGTTCGAGAGCATGGACGACCCGCTGTTCCTCCGCCTCCGGGCGCTCAACGGCGAGCGCAGCCGCCTCGCGCAGAGCTTCGAGTACAACTACGGCGACTTCATCCCTGTCCTCCGCCCCTTCCTCCGCGGCTACCTCCGGCTCTGCAAGGAGGTCAAGGAGACCCGCCTCAAGCTCTTCAAGGATTACTTCCTGGACGAGAGGAA GAAGCTGGTGAGCACCAAGGCCGTGGAAGACAACGGTGGGCTCAAGTGCGCCATTGATCACATCCTGGAGGCGGAGCAGAAGGGGGAGATCAACGAGGACAACGTCCTCTACATCATCGAGAACATCAACGTCGCAG CGATCGAGACGACGCTGTGGTCGATCGAGTGGGGGCTGGCGGAGCTGGTGAACCACCCGGAGATCCAGCAGAAGCTGCGGGACGAGATGGACGCGGTGCTGGGCGTCGGGCACCAGATCACGGAGCCCGACACGCACAAGCTCCCCTACCTGCAGGCGGTGATCAAGGAGACGCTGCGGCTGCGCATGGCCATCCCGCTGCTGGTGCCCCACATGAACCTCCACGACGCCAAGCTCGCCGGCTACAACATCCCCGCCGAGAGCAAGATCCTCGTCAACGCCTGGTTCCTCGCCAACAACCCCGAGCAGTGGAAGCGGCCCGACGAGTTCCGGCCGGAGCGCttcctggaggaggagaagcacgtGGAGGCCAACGGCAACGACTTCAGGTACCTGCCCTTCGGCGTCGGCCGCCGGAGCTGCCCCGGCATCATCCTCGCGCTGCCCATCCTCGGCATCACCATCGGCCGCCTCGTCCAGAACTTCGTGCTCACGCCGCCGCCCGGCCAGGACAAGCTTGACACGACTGAGAAGGGTGGCCAGTTCAGCCTCCACATCCTCAAGCACTCCACCATCGTCGCCAAGCCCAGAGTGTTCTAA